The Populus alba chromosome 4, ASM523922v2, whole genome shotgun sequence genome contains a region encoding:
- the LOC118059549 gene encoding chaperone protein dnaJ 50, whose protein sequence is MAPPATIRCCAAALTLMFCILIISPSSSAIYCEEDDCYDLLGVTQTANASEIKKAYYKLSLKHHPDKNPDPESKKLFVKIANAYEILKDEATREQYDYAIAHPEEVFYNTARYYHAYYGHKTDPRFVLVGLLLILSGFQYMNQMTRYNQAVAMVKKTPAYKNRLRALELERSGGVTNKKKSNKQMDKKVEEDLSKELELDIKGAHKPSISELLGVRFIVLPYTIGKLLLWNGCWFWRYKVKQAPYSWEDAVYLTQRSLRVPLDAWGSIEESTKEDLVQRRLWEKSNLETYFAELRKESKRRR, encoded by the exons ATGGCGCCACCGGCAACGATTCGGTGTTGCGCAGCAGCGCTAACTCTGATGTTCTGTATCCTCATAATCTCTCCATCATCATCAGCTATCTATTGTGAAGAAGATGATTGCTACGATTTACTAGG CGTTACGCAAACTGCTAATGCTTCAGAGATAAAAAAAGCTTATTATAAACTCTCGTTGAAACa TCACCCGGATAAAAACCCAGATCCGGAGTCCAAAAAGCTGTTTGTGAAAATTGCTAATGCTTACGAG attttaaaagatgaagCTACAAGAGAGCAATATGATTATGCAATTGCTCATCCAGAGGAG GTGTTTTACAATACGGCTCGTTATTATCATGCATATTATGGTCACAAAACG GATCCACGTTTTGTTCTGGTTGGTCTTCTTCTGATTCTCTCAGGGTTTCAGTATATGAATCAGATGACAAGGTATAATCAG GCTGTAGCAATGGTCAAGAAAACTCCTGCTTATAAAAATAGACTACGGGCTTTGGAACTTGAACGCAGTGGAGGAGTTACAAATAAGAAGAAGAGCAACAAGCAGATGGACAA GAAAGTGGAGGAAGATCTCAGCAAAGAACTTGAACTGGACATAAAGGGCGCTCATAAACCTTCCATCTCGGAACTTCTTGGTGTCCGATTTATAGTTCTGCCTTACACTATTGGCAAG CTATTACTGTGGAATGGTTGTTGGTTCTGGAGATACAAGGTGAAACAAGCACCATATTCTTGGGAAGATGCCGTCTACCTAACACAAAGATCCCTGAGAGTGCCTCTTGATGCATGGGGCAGCATTG AAGAATCGACGAAGGAAGATCTTGTTCAGAGACGTTTATGGGAGAAGTCTAACTTGGAGACCTATTTTGCAGAGCTTCGTAAAGAATCCAAGCGTAGAAGATAG
- the LOC118059568 gene encoding gibberellin 2-beta-dioxygenase 8, producing MVESSNFLEIVSQAQRMEVDPPFQQTYTTLLEKATKGAADHKDVVDIIEECELPLIDLGRLNLKNLEKEKCKSEIARASQEWGFFQVVNHGISREILDKMRSEQVKVFKQPFNEKSKEEEFLNLSRGTYRWGTPTATCLKQLSWSEAFHIPMSEIQVSNGFSTALSSTMEQFATTVANLAHKLAEILAEKFDCKSDFIKENCLSSTCYLRMNRYPPCPIPSEVFALMPHTDSDFLTILHQDEVGGLQLVKDGKWFAVKPNPDALIINIGDLFQAWSNDVYKSVEHRVVTNPRVERFSTAYFFCPSYDTVIQSCYEPSVYRKFSFKEYRQQVQEDVQKLGHKIGLRRFLV from the exons ATGGTGGAATCTAGCAACTTTTTGGAGATTGTAAGCCAG GCTCAAAGGATGGAGGTTGACCCACCTTTCCAGCAGACCTACACGACCCTCTTGGAAAAAGCCACAAAAGGGGCAGCTGATCATAAGGATGTTGTTGATATCATTGAGGAATGCGAGCTTCCATTGATCGATCTTGGCCGTCTGAATCTTAAGAACTTGGAGAAAGAAAAGTGCAAGTCGGAGATTGCTAGGGCATCGCAGGAGTGGGGGTTCTTTCAAGTTGTAAATCATGGGATTTCGCGTGAGATTTTGGACAAAATGAGAAGTGAACAAGTTAAGGTTTTTAAACAACCTTTTAATGAAAAGAGCAAAGAAGAAGAGTTTTTGAATTTGTCCAGGGGGACTTATCGATGGGGGACACCTACAGCTACTTGCCTTAAGCAGTTGTCATGGTCCGAAGCTTTTCATATTCCTATGAGTGAGATACAGGTTTCCAATGGTTTCAGTACTGCTCTCAG CTCGACAATGGAACAATTTGCTACAACAGTTGCCAATCTAGCACATAAATTAGCTGAGATTTTGGCTGAGAAATTCGACTGCAAATCTGATTTCATTAAAGAAAATTGTCTGTCAAGCACTTGTTATCTACGAATGAACCGATATCCACCATGTCCAATCCCTTCCGAGGTATTCGCACTCATGCCACACACTGATAGCGACTTTCTCACCATTTTGCACCAAGATGAAGTTGGAGGATTGCAATTAGTGAAAGATGGGAAATGGTTTGCTGTCAAGCCAAACCCAGACGCACTGATAATCAATATCGGAGACTTGTTTCAG GCTTGGAGCAACGATGTTTATAAGAGTGTCGAACACCGTGTTGTCACAAATCCACGAGTTGAAAGATTCTCAACAGCATATTTCTTCTGTCCTTCGTATGATACGGTGATACAAAGTTGCTATGAGCCTTCAGTTTATAGGAAATTTAGCTTTAAAGAATATAGACAACAAGTGCAAGAGGATGTTCAAAAATTAGGTCACAAGATAGGGCTCCGTAGGTTTCTTgtataa